The region TTGGTAGACATCTAATTGTAACGGATCAGGGGCGATCACACTGCGTTGCGCAAGTTTGTAATCGATAATTTCAAAGCCGTCAGGGGTATCATCAACACGATCGATGCGGCCAGTCAGAGCAAACGGCCCGACATGCAGCGTAAATTTCTCTTCTAACAGATAAGGCGTGGGGAAACGGCCACGATGCGCTTCCCAATAGCGCGTCAATAACTGGCGACCTTCCTGATATTGTTGCTCGGTCAGCGGTCGTGTGGGATTGTCGTAATACCCCTTCAAATGTGCCAGCAAAGTCTCAAGCGAGACCGCAGGACCGGCAAATAAGCCAGGATGGTCGGCTGGCGGCTGTTTCAATCCTTGATGGAAAAGGTGTAACGTGCCATGCAGTGCCCGCGACGACTGCGCTGTAGGTCGGGGTCGGCTCGGCAATCCACGGTTATAGCGAATGTGATAGCGAAAGTGACACTGTTGAAAGGTCTTGAGGGCAGTGTACGAGAGCTTCATTCCTCTCCCCCTTTCCAAAGCTATCGCGCCCGTCGTCGTTGTACCGAAGGTGGC is a window of Deltaproteobacteria bacterium DNA encoding:
- a CDS encoding PD-(D/E)XK nuclease family protein, which translates into the protein MKLSYTALKTFQQCHFRYHIRYNRGLPSRPRPTAQSSRALHGTLHLFHQGLKQPPADHPGLFAGPAVSLETLLAHLKGYYDNPTRPLTEQQYQEGRQLLTRYWEAHRGRFPTPYLLEEKFTLHVGPFALTGRIDRVDDTPDGFEIIDYKLAQRSVIAPDPLQLDVYQLGFHAATGEAAKKLSFYYLRTGQKETVEADKPEAAQTRVRALCRDISREQTFEPHEGAWCSTCDFQEFCPVKARSPRPLPASGRATQLGFDF